The Coffea arabica cultivar ET-39 chromosome 8e, Coffea Arabica ET-39 HiFi, whole genome shotgun sequence genome window below encodes:
- the LOC113703552 gene encoding uncharacterized protein isoform X2 translates to MASEATSQSKRKGKGYFTWTPEMDRVMGTCFIDQMNQGNKLDGKCAWKTAAYTIVMNALFDKLNISVTKANIISRFKTWEKHYDILYPLLQSCNSGSAIIWDYSRGRIDVRDEDVWNARVSENPKILPYRKKIVVENWEDICTLFSQDRANGEGAQTVFEANVETEVEESANVEESFETDSRSLEDEVMNALLARQRSKSKASSSTNDRGTKRKLTSSQVLYKVLGRMADSLDKYLNLECSKVTTKMVEDELSKIELDRFQLLKGIDLLMNDRTKYDTFSGLGDDLKKDWLLMHIGN, encoded by the coding sequence ATGGCATCTGAAGCAACATCTCAGTCAAAAAGGAAAGGCAAAGGGTATTTCACTTGGACTCCTGAAATGGATCGTGTAATGGGCACCTGTTTTATTGACCAAATGAACCAAGGAAACAAATTGGATGGTAAATGTGCATGGAAGACAGCAGCCTACACCATAGTAATGAATGCTTTATTCGATAAGCTCAATATATCTGTGACAAAGGCTAATATTATATCTCGTTTCAAGACATGGGAGAAACACTATGACATCCTATACCCACTGCTCCAGTCATGTAACTCTGGGTCTGCGATAATATGGGACTACTCTAGAGGTAGAATTGATGTTCGTGATGAGGATGTATGGAATGCTCGAGTAAGTGAGAATCCAAAAATTCTTCcttatagaaaaaaaattgtggTTGAAAATTGGGAGGATATCTGTACACTGTTTTCACAAGATCGTGCAAATGGAGAGGGTGCCCAAACTGTTTTTGAGGCTAATGTTGAAACTGAAGTTGAAGAGTCTGCTAATGTAGAGGAATCATTTGAGACTGATTCACGATCTTTAGAAGATGAAGTTATGAATGCACTGCTAGCTCGACAACGGTCAAAATCAAAAGCTTCATCTTCAACAAATGATCGTGGCACAAAGAGAAAACTAACGAGCTCTCAAGTACTTTACAAAGTGTTGGGACGAATGGCAGATTCACTGGATAAGTACTTAAATTTAGAATGCTCAAAAGTTACAACAAAAATGGTGGAAGACGAGTTATCTAAAATTGAATTGGATAGATTTCAATTGTTGAAGGGTATTGACTTACTTATGAATGACAGGACAAAGTATGACACTTTTTCTGGTCTCGGAGATGACTTAAAAAAGGATTGGCTATTGATGCacattggtaattga
- the LOC113729014 gene encoding small ribosomal subunit protein eS4-like, producing MQDTNSSYKLNKTPGPANQTRSFRDEEAKFKLCKVRSVQFGQKGIPYLNTYDGRTIRYPDPLIKANDTIKLDLENNKITEFIKFDVGNVVMVTGGRNRGWVGVIKNREKHKGSFETIHVQDATGHEFATCLGNVFIIGKGAKPWVSLPKGKGIKLTVIKEQRKRIAAQAATTA from the exons ATGCAAGACACAAACTCGTCCTACAAGCTGAATAAGACT CCAGGGCCAGCTAATCAAACCAGAAGTTTCAGGGATGAGGAGGCAAAGTTTAAGCTGTGTAAGGTTCGATCAGTACAGTTTGGACAGAAGGGCATTCCATACCTGAATACCTATGATGGTCGTACCATTCGTTACCCAGACCCACTCATCAAGGCCAATGACACCATCAAACTTGACCTGGAGAACAACAAGATTACTGAATTCATCAAGTTTGATGTTGGGAATGTTGTCATGGTGACTGGGGGAAGGAACAGAGGTTGGGTTGGAGTAATCAAGAATAGAGAGAAACATAAGGGAAGCTTTGAGACCATCCATGTCCAAGATGCCACAGGTCACGAGTTTGCTACTTGTCTTGGTAATGTCTTCATCATTGGAAAAGGTGCAAAGCCCTGGGTGTCTCTTCCAAAGGGCAAAGGTATCAAGTTGACAGTTAtaaaggaacaaaggaaaaggaTTGCTGCCCAGGCGGCTACTACTGCCTAA
- the LOC113703552 gene encoding uncharacterized protein isoform X1, translating into MFFWCISASDMASEATSQSKRKGKGYFTWTPEMDRVMGTCFIDQMNQGNKLDGKCAWKTAAYTIVMNALFDKLNISVTKANIISRFKTWEKHYDILYPLLQSCNSGSAIIWDYSRGRIDVRDEDVWNARVSENPKILPYRKKIVVENWEDICTLFSQDRANGEGAQTVFEANVETEVEESANVEESFETDSRSLEDEVMNALLARQRSKSKASSSTNDRGTKRKLTSSQVLYKVLGRMADSLDKYLNLECSKVTTKMVEDELSKIELDRFQLLKGIDLLMNDRTKYDTFSGLGDDLKKDWLLMHIGN; encoded by the coding sequence ATGTTTTTCTGGTGCATATCTGCCTCAGATATGGCATCTGAAGCAACATCTCAGTCAAAAAGGAAAGGCAAAGGGTATTTCACTTGGACTCCTGAAATGGATCGTGTAATGGGCACCTGTTTTATTGACCAAATGAACCAAGGAAACAAATTGGATGGTAAATGTGCATGGAAGACAGCAGCCTACACCATAGTAATGAATGCTTTATTCGATAAGCTCAATATATCTGTGACAAAGGCTAATATTATATCTCGTTTCAAGACATGGGAGAAACACTATGACATCCTATACCCACTGCTCCAGTCATGTAACTCTGGGTCTGCGATAATATGGGACTACTCTAGAGGTAGAATTGATGTTCGTGATGAGGATGTATGGAATGCTCGAGTAAGTGAGAATCCAAAAATTCTTCcttatagaaaaaaaattgtggTTGAAAATTGGGAGGATATCTGTACACTGTTTTCACAAGATCGTGCAAATGGAGAGGGTGCCCAAACTGTTTTTGAGGCTAATGTTGAAACTGAAGTTGAAGAGTCTGCTAATGTAGAGGAATCATTTGAGACTGATTCACGATCTTTAGAAGATGAAGTTATGAATGCACTGCTAGCTCGACAACGGTCAAAATCAAAAGCTTCATCTTCAACAAATGATCGTGGCACAAAGAGAAAACTAACGAGCTCTCAAGTACTTTACAAAGTGTTGGGACGAATGGCAGATTCACTGGATAAGTACTTAAATTTAGAATGCTCAAAAGTTACAACAAAAATGGTGGAAGACGAGTTATCTAAAATTGAATTGGATAGATTTCAATTGTTGAAGGGTATTGACTTACTTATGAATGACAGGACAAAGTATGACACTTTTTCTGGTCTCGGAGATGACTTAAAAAAGGATTGGCTATTGATGCacattggtaattga